The following are encoded in a window of Castanea sativa cultivar Marrone di Chiusa Pesio chromosome 5, ASM4071231v1 genomic DNA:
- the LOC142634996 gene encoding uncharacterized protein LOC142634996, whose product MASAVATNGSTSESAPVSSSQDSLMDDPLFLHHAENPSTVLVTQPLSRGENYSAWARAVRKALLTKNKLGFIDVSPKLQSTIIYKDTALEIRNDLRNRFAQTNGPRVFNLQMEISELHQGGVTITDFFTQLKAVWDQLQNLNP is encoded by the exons ATGGCTTCCGCTGTTGCTACAAATGGTTCTACATCAGAGAGTGCACCTGTTTCTTCTTCGCAGGACTCACTAATGGATGATCCCCTGTTCTTGCACCATGCAGAGAATCCAAGCACAGTTCTTGTCACACAGCCCTTGAGTAGAGGAGAAAACTACTCAGCATGGGCTCGAGCTGTGAGGAAAGCTTTGCTTACCAAGAATAAATTGGGTTTCATTGATG TCTCACCTAAGCTTCAATCAACCATCATTTATAAAGACACTGCTCTGGAAATTCGGAATGATTTGAGGAATAGGTTTGCTCAAACAAATGGTCCAAGGGTCTTCAATCTTCAAATGGAGATTTCTGAGCTTCATCAAGGTGGGGTGACTATAACAGATTTCTTTACTCAGTTAAAAGCAGTTTGGGATCAATTACAGAATCTGAACCCTTAA